Proteins encoded in a region of the Takifugu flavidus isolate HTHZ2018 chromosome 8, ASM371156v2, whole genome shotgun sequence genome:
- the LOC130530042 gene encoding RNA-binding protein 39-like isoform X3 — protein MADDFDVEAMLEAPFRKDEIKSSHANGHDEQNKKKRKSRSRSRSPGSRKRKSRSRSRDKKKGKKRSRSRERKKSRSRERHRSRSKSKDRAGRYKPRRSPIRKRSKSRSPVKKERSPIRLDKTFMQPIDNLTPEERDARTVFCMQLAARIRARDLEDFFSAVGKVRDVRIISDRNSRRSKGIAYIEFVESSSVPLAIGLTGQRLLGVPIIVQASQAEKNRAAAAANNLQKGSSGPMRLYVGSLHFNITEEMLRGIFEPFGKIEGIQLMMDSETGRSKGYGFISFADAECAKKALEQLNGFELAGRPMKVGHVTERSDSSTASSILDNDELERTGIDLGTTGRLQLMARLAEGTGLKIPPAAQQALQMTGSMSFPTISGPPAVPTPSPSQALNLPSQPLATHCLQLSNLFNPQAENDPSWAVEIQDDVIEECNKHGGVVHIYVDKNSTQGNVYVKCPSIPAAMATVNALHGRWFAGKMITAAYVPLPTYHNLFPDSVTAKQLLMPSRR, from the exons ATGGCAGATGATTTCGACGTCGAGGCAATGTTGGAGGCCCCATTTAGAAAG GATGAGATAAAGTCCTCTCATGCAAATGGACACGACGAGCAAAACAAGAA gaaaaggaaaagtcgAAGCAGGAGCCGAAGTCCAGGCTCCcgaaagaggaagagcaggagcagaagcagagaTAAAAAGAAGGGTAAAAAGAGGAGCCGGAGtcgagagagaaagaaaagccgCAGCAGAGAGCGCCATCGCAGTCGCTCCAAAAGTAAGGATCGTGCTGGGAGGTACAAGCCACGCCGGAGCCCCAT CCGGAAACGGTCCAAAAGCCGCAGCCCCGTTAAGAAGGAGAGAAGTCCCATCAGGTTGGATAAAACATTCAT GCAACCGATTGACAATCTGACTCCAGAGGAGAGAGACGCTCGGACCGTCTTCTGTATGCAGCTGGCTGCCAGAATCAGAGCTCGGGACCTGGAGGATTTCTTCTCCGCTGTGGGAAAG GTAAGAGATGTGAGGATAATCTCGGACAGAAACTCCAGAAGGTCAAAGGGCATCGCTTACATCGAGTTTGTAGAGTCTTCCTCTGTGCCGCTGGCGATCGGACTGACCGGCCAGAGGCTTTTAGGAGTCCCCATCATTGTTCAGGCCTCTCAG gcagagaaaaatagagccgccgccgctgctaaCAATCTACAGAAGGGGAGCTCGGGTCCCATGCGTCTGTATGTGGGGTCGCTGCACTTCAACATCACCGAAGAGATGCTCCGAGGAATCTTTGAGCCCTTTGGCAAG ATCGAAGGAATCCAGCTGATGATGGACAGTGAGACCGGGCGATCCAAAGGATATGGGTTCATCTCG TTTGCAGATGCAGAGTGTGCAAAAAAAGCTTTGGAGCAGCTGAACGGCTTTGAGCTGGCCGGGCGTCCGATGAAGGTCGGCCACGTGACGGAGCGCTCGGACTCGTCCACGGCCAGCTCAATCCTGGATAACGACGAGCTGGAGAGGACCGGCATCGACCTGGGAACCACCGGTCGCCTGCAGCTCATGGCTCGACTGGCAGAAG gaacTGGTCTGAAGATTCCTCCTGCTGCCCAGCAGGCTCTCCAGATGACTGGATCCATGTCCTTCCCAACCATCAGTGGTCCTCCAG CTGTCCCAACTCCATCTCCCAGCCAGGCTCTGAACCTGCCGTCTCAGCCGCTGGCCACACACTGCCTTCAGCTCTCCAACCTCTTCAACCCACAGGC AGAGAATGATCCCAGCTGGGCCGTCGAGATCCAAGACGACGTCATCGAGGAGTGCAACAAACATGGAGGCGTCGTTCACATTTACGTGGACAAGAACTCGACTCAA gGCAACGTGTACGTGAAGTGCCCCTCGATTCCGGCGGCGATGGCGACCGTCAACGCCCTTCATGGACGCTGGTTTGCAG gcaAAATGATCACGGCTGCGTATGTTCCCCTCCCGACCTACCACAACCTTTTCCCCGACTCTGTGACCGCGAAGCAGCTCCTGATGCCGTCACGCCGATAA
- the LOC130530042 gene encoding RNA-binding protein 39-like isoform X4 — translation MADDFDVEAMLEAPFRKDEIKSSHANGHDEQNKKKRKSRSRSRSPGSRKRKSRSRSRDKKKGKKRSRSRERKKSRSRERHRSRSKSKDRAGRYKPRRSPIRKRSKSRSPVKKERSPIRQPIDNLTPEERDARTVFCMQLAARIRARDLEDFFSAVGKVRDVRIISDRNSRRSKGIAYIEFVESSSVPLAIGLTGQRLLGVPIIVQASQAEKNRAAAAANNLQKGSSGPMRLYVGSLHFNITEEMLRGIFEPFGKIEGIQLMMDSETGRSKGYGFISFADAECAKKALEQLNGFELAGRPMKVGHVTERSDSSTASSILDNDELERTGIDLGTTGRLQLMARLAEGTGLKIPPAAQQALQMTGSMSFPTISGPPAVPTPSPSQALNLPSQPLATHCLQLSNLFNPQAENDPSWAVEIQDDVIEECNKHGGVVHIYVDKNSTQGNVYVKCPSIPAAMATVNALHGRWFAGKMITAAYVPLPTYHNLFPDSVTAKQLLMPSRR, via the exons ATGGCAGATGATTTCGACGTCGAGGCAATGTTGGAGGCCCCATTTAGAAAG GATGAGATAAAGTCCTCTCATGCAAATGGACACGACGAGCAAAACAAGAA gaaaaggaaaagtcgAAGCAGGAGCCGAAGTCCAGGCTCCcgaaagaggaagagcaggagcagaagcagagaTAAAAAGAAGGGTAAAAAGAGGAGCCGGAGtcgagagagaaagaaaagccgCAGCAGAGAGCGCCATCGCAGTCGCTCCAAAAGTAAGGATCGTGCTGGGAGGTACAAGCCACGCCGGAGCCCCAT CCGGAAACGGTCCAAAAGCCGCAGCCCCGTTAAGAAGGAGAGAAGTCCCATCAG GCAACCGATTGACAATCTGACTCCAGAGGAGAGAGACGCTCGGACCGTCTTCTGTATGCAGCTGGCTGCCAGAATCAGAGCTCGGGACCTGGAGGATTTCTTCTCCGCTGTGGGAAAG GTAAGAGATGTGAGGATAATCTCGGACAGAAACTCCAGAAGGTCAAAGGGCATCGCTTACATCGAGTTTGTAGAGTCTTCCTCTGTGCCGCTGGCGATCGGACTGACCGGCCAGAGGCTTTTAGGAGTCCCCATCATTGTTCAGGCCTCTCAG gcagagaaaaatagagccgccgccgctgctaaCAATCTACAGAAGGGGAGCTCGGGTCCCATGCGTCTGTATGTGGGGTCGCTGCACTTCAACATCACCGAAGAGATGCTCCGAGGAATCTTTGAGCCCTTTGGCAAG ATCGAAGGAATCCAGCTGATGATGGACAGTGAGACCGGGCGATCCAAAGGATATGGGTTCATCTCG TTTGCAGATGCAGAGTGTGCAAAAAAAGCTTTGGAGCAGCTGAACGGCTTTGAGCTGGCCGGGCGTCCGATGAAGGTCGGCCACGTGACGGAGCGCTCGGACTCGTCCACGGCCAGCTCAATCCTGGATAACGACGAGCTGGAGAGGACCGGCATCGACCTGGGAACCACCGGTCGCCTGCAGCTCATGGCTCGACTGGCAGAAG gaacTGGTCTGAAGATTCCTCCTGCTGCCCAGCAGGCTCTCCAGATGACTGGATCCATGTCCTTCCCAACCATCAGTGGTCCTCCAG CTGTCCCAACTCCATCTCCCAGCCAGGCTCTGAACCTGCCGTCTCAGCCGCTGGCCACACACTGCCTTCAGCTCTCCAACCTCTTCAACCCACAGGC AGAGAATGATCCCAGCTGGGCCGTCGAGATCCAAGACGACGTCATCGAGGAGTGCAACAAACATGGAGGCGTCGTTCACATTTACGTGGACAAGAACTCGACTCAA gGCAACGTGTACGTGAAGTGCCCCTCGATTCCGGCGGCGATGGCGACCGTCAACGCCCTTCATGGACGCTGGTTTGCAG gcaAAATGATCACGGCTGCGTATGTTCCCCTCCCGACCTACCACAACCTTTTCCCCGACTCTGTGACCGCGAAGCAGCTCCTGATGCCGTCACGCCGATAA
- the LOC130530040 gene encoding embryonic polyadenylate-binding protein-like isoform X2 — protein sequence MNSSGPAYPLASLYVGDLHPDVTEAMLYQKFSPAGPIMSIRVCRDIITRRSLGYAYINFQQPADAECALDTMNYDVIKGRPIRIMWSQRDPGLRKSGVGNIFIKNMDESIDNKALYDTFSAFGNILSCKVVCDERGSKGYGFVHFETEEAANRAIETMNGMLLNDRKVFVGHFKSRKEREEELGSKALKFTNIYIKNFGEDYNDEKLKEVFAAFGRTLSVRVMKDERGRSRGFGFVNFAHHEDAQKAVDEMNGKELNGKVIYVGRAQKRLERQGELKRKFELIKQDRIQRYQGVNLYVKNLDDSIDDERLRKEFAPYGTITSAKVMTDGPQSRGFGFVCFSSPEEATKAVTEMNGRIVATKPLYVALAQRREERKAILTNKYMQRLATLRTMTSPIIDSYQQAGYYMTVPQPRSFYSPNAVSTMRALPRWTGQPHRLQGPYTIVSGPRRGSTPIASVRQASTQAPNVISSAQKTNNIGTQTVGGRAELPGVPRSGQYKYSSAVRNAQQVIAVPAPVTRPQVPGPVLEPSVYIQGQEPLTASMLAAAPLMDQKQLLGERLYPLINTLHPNLAGKITGMLLEIDNSELLHMLETPESLHSKVDEAIAVLQAHRVKECSKD from the exons ATGAACAGCAGCGGCCCGGCGTATCCTCTGGCGTCTCTGTACGTGGGGGACCTCCATCCAGATGTTACCGAGGCCATGCTCTACCAGAAGTTCTCGCCCGCTGGCCCAATCATGTCCATCCGTGTGTGTCGGGACATCATCACGCGCAGGTCTCTGGGATACGCCTACATTAACTTTCAGCAGCCGGCCGACG CGGAGTGCGCGCTGGACACCATGAACTACGACGTGATTAAGGGACGACCCATCCGAATAATGTGGTCCCAGCGTGACCCAGGGCTGAGGAAGTCGGGCGTTGGAAATATTTTTATCAAGAACATGGACGAGTCGATCGACAACAAGGCTCTGTACGACACCTTCTCTGCCTTTGGGAACATTCTGTCTTGCAAG GTCGTTTGTGACGAAAGAGGATCCAAAGGCTACGGCTTTGTTCACTTTGAGACCGAAGAGGCAGCAAATCGAGCCATCGAAACCATGAACGGGATGTTGCTCAATGACAGAAAAGT TTTTGTGGGACACTTTAAATCccgtaaagagagagaggaggagttgGGCAGCAAGGCTCTGAAGTTCACCAACATCTACATCAAAAACTTTGGAGAAGACTACAACGACGAGAAACTCAAGGAGGTCTTCGCAGCTTTTG GGAGGACGCTCAGCGTGCGAGTGATGAAGGACGAGCGCGGCCGCTCGCGAGGATTCGGCTTTGTCAACTTCGCCCACCACGAGGACGCTCAGAAG GCGGTCGATGAAATGAACGGAAAGGAGCTCAACGGCAAAGTGATCTACGTCGGCCGGGCGCAGAAGCGGCTGGAGCGCCAGGGGGAGCTGAAGCGCAAGTTTGAGCTGATCAAGCAGGATCGGATCCAGCGCTATCAG GGTGTGAATCTGTATGTGAAGAACCTGGATGACAGCATAGATGATGAGAGGCTGCGGAAGGAGTTCGCCCCTTACGGCACCATCACCAGCGCAAAG GTGATGACGGACGGTCCCCAGAGCAGAGGCTTtggttttgtctgtttctcGTCGCCGGAGGAGGCGACAAAGGCCGTGACGGAGATGAACGGCAGGATCGTGGCGACCAAACCGCTGTACGTGGCGCTGGCACAGCGCCGGGAGGAGCGCAAAGCCATCCTCACCAACAAGTACATGCAGCGCCTCGCCACCTTGAGGACCATGACGAGTCCAATCATAGATTCCTACCAGCAGGCTGGGTACTACATGACGGTCCCACAG cctcggtCCTTCTACAGCCCCAATGCCGTCAGCACCATGAGAGCCTTGCCGCGCTGGACGGGACAACCACACAGGCTGCAGG GCCCCTACACCATCGTTTCTGGGCCCAGACGTGGATCCACTCCCATCGCCTCAGTCAGACAAGCGTCCACCCAGGCACCCAATGTCATCAGCTCGGCCCAGAAGACCA ACAACATCGGGACTCAGACTGTCGGGGGGCGCGCTGAGCTTCCCGGCGTTCCCAGAAGCGGCCAGTACAAATACTCATCCGCAGTGAGAAACGCACAGCAGGTCATCGCCGTCCCAGCGCCGGTGACCCGACCACAG GTTCCCGGACCTGTGCTGGAGCCCTCGGTGTACATCCAAGGCCAGGAACCCCTCACTGCCTCAATGCTGGCAGCAGCCCCACTCATGGATCAGAAGCAGCTTCTCG GCGAGCGGCTGTACCCGCTGATCAACACCCTCCATCCAAACCTGGCTGGAAAAATCACCGGGATGCTGCTGGAGATAGACAACTCGGAGCTGCTGCACATGCTGGAGACTCCCGAGTCCCTGCACTCCAAG GTGGACGAGGCGATTGCGGTGCTCCAGGCTCACAGGGTGAAGGAGTGCTCTAAGGACTGA
- the LOC130530040 gene encoding embryonic polyadenylate-binding protein-like isoform X1, which produces MNSSGPAYPLASLYVGDLHPDVTEAMLYQKFSPAGPIMSIRVCRDIITRRSLGYAYINFQQPADAECALDTMNYDVIKGRPIRIMWSQRDPGLRKSGVGNIFIKNMDESIDNKALYDTFSAFGNILSCKVVCDERGSKGYGFVHFETEEAANRAIETMNGMLLNDRKVFVGHFKSRKEREEELGSKALKFTNIYIKNFGEDYNDEKLKEVFAAFGRTLSVRVMKDERGRSRGFGFVNFAHHEDAQKAVDEMNGKELNGKVIYVGRAQKRLERQGELKRKFELIKQDRIQRYQGVNLYVKNLDDSIDDERLRKEFAPYGTITSAKVMTDGPQSRGFGFVCFSSPEEATKAVTEMNGRIVATKPLYVALAQRREERKAILTNKYMQRLATLRTMTSPIIDSYQQAGYYMTVPQKMVLLQPRSFYSPNAVSTMRALPRWTGQPHRLQGPYTIVSGPRRGSTPIASVRQASTQAPNVISSAQKTNNIGTQTVGGRAELPGVPRSGQYKYSSAVRNAQQVIAVPAPVTRPQVPGPVLEPSVYIQGQEPLTASMLAAAPLMDQKQLLGERLYPLINTLHPNLAGKITGMLLEIDNSELLHMLETPESLHSKVDEAIAVLQAHRVKECSKD; this is translated from the exons ATGAACAGCAGCGGCCCGGCGTATCCTCTGGCGTCTCTGTACGTGGGGGACCTCCATCCAGATGTTACCGAGGCCATGCTCTACCAGAAGTTCTCGCCCGCTGGCCCAATCATGTCCATCCGTGTGTGTCGGGACATCATCACGCGCAGGTCTCTGGGATACGCCTACATTAACTTTCAGCAGCCGGCCGACG CGGAGTGCGCGCTGGACACCATGAACTACGACGTGATTAAGGGACGACCCATCCGAATAATGTGGTCCCAGCGTGACCCAGGGCTGAGGAAGTCGGGCGTTGGAAATATTTTTATCAAGAACATGGACGAGTCGATCGACAACAAGGCTCTGTACGACACCTTCTCTGCCTTTGGGAACATTCTGTCTTGCAAG GTCGTTTGTGACGAAAGAGGATCCAAAGGCTACGGCTTTGTTCACTTTGAGACCGAAGAGGCAGCAAATCGAGCCATCGAAACCATGAACGGGATGTTGCTCAATGACAGAAAAGT TTTTGTGGGACACTTTAAATCccgtaaagagagagaggaggagttgGGCAGCAAGGCTCTGAAGTTCACCAACATCTACATCAAAAACTTTGGAGAAGACTACAACGACGAGAAACTCAAGGAGGTCTTCGCAGCTTTTG GGAGGACGCTCAGCGTGCGAGTGATGAAGGACGAGCGCGGCCGCTCGCGAGGATTCGGCTTTGTCAACTTCGCCCACCACGAGGACGCTCAGAAG GCGGTCGATGAAATGAACGGAAAGGAGCTCAACGGCAAAGTGATCTACGTCGGCCGGGCGCAGAAGCGGCTGGAGCGCCAGGGGGAGCTGAAGCGCAAGTTTGAGCTGATCAAGCAGGATCGGATCCAGCGCTATCAG GGTGTGAATCTGTATGTGAAGAACCTGGATGACAGCATAGATGATGAGAGGCTGCGGAAGGAGTTCGCCCCTTACGGCACCATCACCAGCGCAAAG GTGATGACGGACGGTCCCCAGAGCAGAGGCTTtggttttgtctgtttctcGTCGCCGGAGGAGGCGACAAAGGCCGTGACGGAGATGAACGGCAGGATCGTGGCGACCAAACCGCTGTACGTGGCGCTGGCACAGCGCCGGGAGGAGCGCAAAGCCATCCTCACCAACAAGTACATGCAGCGCCTCGCCACCTTGAGGACCATGACGAGTCCAATCATAGATTCCTACCAGCAGGCTGGGTACTACATGACGGTCCCACAG AAAAtggttctcctgcagcctcggtCCTTCTACAGCCCCAATGCCGTCAGCACCATGAGAGCCTTGCCGCGCTGGACGGGACAACCACACAGGCTGCAGG GCCCCTACACCATCGTTTCTGGGCCCAGACGTGGATCCACTCCCATCGCCTCAGTCAGACAAGCGTCCACCCAGGCACCCAATGTCATCAGCTCGGCCCAGAAGACCA ACAACATCGGGACTCAGACTGTCGGGGGGCGCGCTGAGCTTCCCGGCGTTCCCAGAAGCGGCCAGTACAAATACTCATCCGCAGTGAGAAACGCACAGCAGGTCATCGCCGTCCCAGCGCCGGTGACCCGACCACAG GTTCCCGGACCTGTGCTGGAGCCCTCGGTGTACATCCAAGGCCAGGAACCCCTCACTGCCTCAATGCTGGCAGCAGCCCCACTCATGGATCAGAAGCAGCTTCTCG GCGAGCGGCTGTACCCGCTGATCAACACCCTCCATCCAAACCTGGCTGGAAAAATCACCGGGATGCTGCTGGAGATAGACAACTCGGAGCTGCTGCACATGCTGGAGACTCCCGAGTCCCTGCACTCCAAG GTGGACGAGGCGATTGCGGTGCTCCAGGCTCACAGGGTGAAGGAGTGCTCTAAGGACTGA
- the LOC130530072 gene encoding 14-3-3 protein beta/alpha-1-like codes for MDKSDLVQKAKLAEQAERYDDMAAAMKSVTEQGGELSNEERNLLSVAYKNVVGARRSSWRVISSIEQKTDGNDKKQQMAREYREKIESELQEICHDVLALLDSYLITNATAPESKVFYLKMKGDYFRYLSEVASGDAKKETTDNSQQAYQQAFDISKGDMQPTHPIRLGLALNFSVFYYEILNNPDKACSLAKTAFDEAIAELDTLNEDSYKDSTLIMQLLRDNLTLWTSENQADEGETGDGEN; via the exons ATGGATAAGAGCGACCTGGTACAGAAGGCTAAGCTCGCCGAGCAGGCTGAGCGCTACGACGACATGGCCGCGGCCATGAAGTCGGTGACGGAGCAAGGTGGGGAGCTGTCAAACGAGGAGCGCAACCTTCTGTCCGTTGCCTACAAGAATGTGGTCGGTGCGCGCCGCTCATCCTGGCGCGTCATCTCCAGCATCGAGCAGAAGACCGACGGCAACgacaaaaagcagcaaatggcCCGCGAATACCGGGAGAAGATCGAATCCGAGCTGCAGGAGATCTGCCACGATGTGCTG GCGCTACTGGACAGCTATCTCATCACCAACGCCACCGCTCCTGAGAGCAAGGTGTTCTACCTGAAAATGAAAGGCGATTATTTCAGATACCTGTCTGAGGTTGCATCCGGGGATGCCAAGAAGG AGACAACGGACAACTCCCAGCAGGCGTACCAACAAGCTTTCGACATCAGCAAAGGGGATATGCAGCCGACGCACCCCATCCGTCTTGGTCTGGCCCTCAACTTCTCGGTCTTCTACTATGAAATCCTCAACAATCCGGACAAGGCCTGCAGCCTGGCTAAGACG gcaTTTGATGAGGCCATCGCTGAACTTGACACCTTGAACGAGGATTCCTACAAAGACAGCACCCTGATCATGCAACTACTAAGGGACAACCTGACT cTGTGGACATCAGAAAACCAGGCAGATGAGGGGGAGACCGGAGACGGGGAAAACTAA
- the LOC130530042 gene encoding RNA-binding protein 39-like isoform X1, translating into MADDFDVEAMLEAPFRKDEIKSSHANGHDEQNKKKRKSRSRSRSPGSRKRKSRSRSRDKKKGKKRSRSRERKKSRSRERHRSRSKSKDRAGRYKPRRSPIRKRSKSRSPVKKERSPIRLDKTFMQPIDNLTPEERDARTVFCMQLAARIRARDLEDFFSAVGKVRDVRIISDRNSRRSKGIAYIEFVESSSVPLAIGLTGQRLLGVPIIVQASQAEKNRAAAAANNLQKGSSGPMRLYVGSLHFNITEEMLRGIFEPFGKIEGIQLMMDSETGRSKGYGFISFADAECAKKALEQLNGFELAGRPMKVGHVTERSDSSTASSILDNDELERTGIDLGTTGRLQLMARLAEGTGLKIPPAAQQALQMTGSMSFPTISGPPGEASPSVIPFPLSNPGSSSDQIPLPPLAAVPTPSPSQALNLPSQPLATHCLQLSNLFNPQAENDPSWAVEIQDDVIEECNKHGGVVHIYVDKNSTQGNVYVKCPSIPAAMATVNALHGRWFAGKMITAAYVPLPTYHNLFPDSVTAKQLLMPSRR; encoded by the exons ATGGCAGATGATTTCGACGTCGAGGCAATGTTGGAGGCCCCATTTAGAAAG GATGAGATAAAGTCCTCTCATGCAAATGGACACGACGAGCAAAACAAGAA gaaaaggaaaagtcgAAGCAGGAGCCGAAGTCCAGGCTCCcgaaagaggaagagcaggagcagaagcagagaTAAAAAGAAGGGTAAAAAGAGGAGCCGGAGtcgagagagaaagaaaagccgCAGCAGAGAGCGCCATCGCAGTCGCTCCAAAAGTAAGGATCGTGCTGGGAGGTACAAGCCACGCCGGAGCCCCAT CCGGAAACGGTCCAAAAGCCGCAGCCCCGTTAAGAAGGAGAGAAGTCCCATCAGGTTGGATAAAACATTCAT GCAACCGATTGACAATCTGACTCCAGAGGAGAGAGACGCTCGGACCGTCTTCTGTATGCAGCTGGCTGCCAGAATCAGAGCTCGGGACCTGGAGGATTTCTTCTCCGCTGTGGGAAAG GTAAGAGATGTGAGGATAATCTCGGACAGAAACTCCAGAAGGTCAAAGGGCATCGCTTACATCGAGTTTGTAGAGTCTTCCTCTGTGCCGCTGGCGATCGGACTGACCGGCCAGAGGCTTTTAGGAGTCCCCATCATTGTTCAGGCCTCTCAG gcagagaaaaatagagccgccgccgctgctaaCAATCTACAGAAGGGGAGCTCGGGTCCCATGCGTCTGTATGTGGGGTCGCTGCACTTCAACATCACCGAAGAGATGCTCCGAGGAATCTTTGAGCCCTTTGGCAAG ATCGAAGGAATCCAGCTGATGATGGACAGTGAGACCGGGCGATCCAAAGGATATGGGTTCATCTCG TTTGCAGATGCAGAGTGTGCAAAAAAAGCTTTGGAGCAGCTGAACGGCTTTGAGCTGGCCGGGCGTCCGATGAAGGTCGGCCACGTGACGGAGCGCTCGGACTCGTCCACGGCCAGCTCAATCCTGGATAACGACGAGCTGGAGAGGACCGGCATCGACCTGGGAACCACCGGTCGCCTGCAGCTCATGGCTCGACTGGCAGAAG gaacTGGTCTGAAGATTCCTCCTGCTGCCCAGCAGGCTCTCCAGATGACTGGATCCATGTCCTTCCCAACCATCAGTGGTCCTCCAGGTGAGGCTTCACCTTCAGTTATCCCATTTCCTCTTTCAAACCCAGGAAGCAGCAGTGATCAgattcccctcccccctcttgcAGCTGTCCCAACTCCATCTCCCAGCCAGGCTCTGAACCTGCCGTCTCAGCCGCTGGCCACACACTGCCTTCAGCTCTCCAACCTCTTCAACCCACAGGC AGAGAATGATCCCAGCTGGGCCGTCGAGATCCAAGACGACGTCATCGAGGAGTGCAACAAACATGGAGGCGTCGTTCACATTTACGTGGACAAGAACTCGACTCAA gGCAACGTGTACGTGAAGTGCCCCTCGATTCCGGCGGCGATGGCGACCGTCAACGCCCTTCATGGACGCTGGTTTGCAG gcaAAATGATCACGGCTGCGTATGTTCCCCTCCCGACCTACCACAACCTTTTCCCCGACTCTGTGACCGCGAAGCAGCTCCTGATGCCGTCACGCCGATAA
- the LOC130530042 gene encoding RNA-binding protein 39-like isoform X2: protein MADDFDVEAMLEAPFRKDEIKSSHANGHDEQNKKKRKSRSRSRSPGSRKRKSRSRSRDKKKGKKRSRSRERKKSRSRERHRSRSKSKDRAGRYKPRRSPIRKRSKSRSPVKKERSPIRQPIDNLTPEERDARTVFCMQLAARIRARDLEDFFSAVGKVRDVRIISDRNSRRSKGIAYIEFVESSSVPLAIGLTGQRLLGVPIIVQASQAEKNRAAAAANNLQKGSSGPMRLYVGSLHFNITEEMLRGIFEPFGKIEGIQLMMDSETGRSKGYGFISFADAECAKKALEQLNGFELAGRPMKVGHVTERSDSSTASSILDNDELERTGIDLGTTGRLQLMARLAEGTGLKIPPAAQQALQMTGSMSFPTISGPPGEASPSVIPFPLSNPGSSSDQIPLPPLAAVPTPSPSQALNLPSQPLATHCLQLSNLFNPQAENDPSWAVEIQDDVIEECNKHGGVVHIYVDKNSTQGNVYVKCPSIPAAMATVNALHGRWFAGKMITAAYVPLPTYHNLFPDSVTAKQLLMPSRR from the exons ATGGCAGATGATTTCGACGTCGAGGCAATGTTGGAGGCCCCATTTAGAAAG GATGAGATAAAGTCCTCTCATGCAAATGGACACGACGAGCAAAACAAGAA gaaaaggaaaagtcgAAGCAGGAGCCGAAGTCCAGGCTCCcgaaagaggaagagcaggagcagaagcagagaTAAAAAGAAGGGTAAAAAGAGGAGCCGGAGtcgagagagaaagaaaagccgCAGCAGAGAGCGCCATCGCAGTCGCTCCAAAAGTAAGGATCGTGCTGGGAGGTACAAGCCACGCCGGAGCCCCAT CCGGAAACGGTCCAAAAGCCGCAGCCCCGTTAAGAAGGAGAGAAGTCCCATCAG GCAACCGATTGACAATCTGACTCCAGAGGAGAGAGACGCTCGGACCGTCTTCTGTATGCAGCTGGCTGCCAGAATCAGAGCTCGGGACCTGGAGGATTTCTTCTCCGCTGTGGGAAAG GTAAGAGATGTGAGGATAATCTCGGACAGAAACTCCAGAAGGTCAAAGGGCATCGCTTACATCGAGTTTGTAGAGTCTTCCTCTGTGCCGCTGGCGATCGGACTGACCGGCCAGAGGCTTTTAGGAGTCCCCATCATTGTTCAGGCCTCTCAG gcagagaaaaatagagccgccgccgctgctaaCAATCTACAGAAGGGGAGCTCGGGTCCCATGCGTCTGTATGTGGGGTCGCTGCACTTCAACATCACCGAAGAGATGCTCCGAGGAATCTTTGAGCCCTTTGGCAAG ATCGAAGGAATCCAGCTGATGATGGACAGTGAGACCGGGCGATCCAAAGGATATGGGTTCATCTCG TTTGCAGATGCAGAGTGTGCAAAAAAAGCTTTGGAGCAGCTGAACGGCTTTGAGCTGGCCGGGCGTCCGATGAAGGTCGGCCACGTGACGGAGCGCTCGGACTCGTCCACGGCCAGCTCAATCCTGGATAACGACGAGCTGGAGAGGACCGGCATCGACCTGGGAACCACCGGTCGCCTGCAGCTCATGGCTCGACTGGCAGAAG gaacTGGTCTGAAGATTCCTCCTGCTGCCCAGCAGGCTCTCCAGATGACTGGATCCATGTCCTTCCCAACCATCAGTGGTCCTCCAGGTGAGGCTTCACCTTCAGTTATCCCATTTCCTCTTTCAAACCCAGGAAGCAGCAGTGATCAgattcccctcccccctcttgcAGCTGTCCCAACTCCATCTCCCAGCCAGGCTCTGAACCTGCCGTCTCAGCCGCTGGCCACACACTGCCTTCAGCTCTCCAACCTCTTCAACCCACAGGC AGAGAATGATCCCAGCTGGGCCGTCGAGATCCAAGACGACGTCATCGAGGAGTGCAACAAACATGGAGGCGTCGTTCACATTTACGTGGACAAGAACTCGACTCAA gGCAACGTGTACGTGAAGTGCCCCTCGATTCCGGCGGCGATGGCGACCGTCAACGCCCTTCATGGACGCTGGTTTGCAG gcaAAATGATCACGGCTGCGTATGTTCCCCTCCCGACCTACCACAACCTTTTCCCCGACTCTGTGACCGCGAAGCAGCTCCTGATGCCGTCACGCCGATAA